The following coding sequences are from one Oryzisolibacter sp. LB2S window:
- a CDS encoding efflux RND transporter permease subunit: MSTTTPLSRTDAFVATMARALIHLRKPLGAFFLLLTLALGFSAMHTRLDPGFNKLIPLKHPYMAAFLQHSATFSGANRVLVSVQWKGEGDIYNPEFLNVLRKVHDEVFFIPGVNRGSVRSIFAPNVRYIEVTENGFTGDVVIPSRFSGDAESIAGVRNNVAKSGVVGQLVAKDLKSALVQADLLEVNPETGAHLDYAQVAQDLEKIRNEFAKGPIDIQIVGFAKVMGDVMDGLFTVVLFFAIAFAVTTILLWLYSRSLKLTTLAIAVALLPVIWLLGILPLIGYGIDPMSVLVPFLIFSIGVSHAVQMTNAWKQDVMAGQSARQAAENAFRKLAIPGIMALLANALGFMVIMVIDIPIVHELGLTACLGVALMIMTNKMFMPIILSHLRLEFTAQQAPDNAHRRHPLWWSVSSLAQPRPALATFAVMLVLLAGATYYSRQLQTGDIGSGVPELRAESRYNQDNAKIISRYAIGMDVLSVYVETKNLEEACLNWEVMNAVERFDQHMRGVAGVQSIRTIAGLTKLYASGNNEANPRWAVLQRSEAGLRAGARAANPENGYNTDGCKLIHIAIYLTDHEGRTLKHVVDEVQRFIDANPLSNATFRLGGGNAGVAAATNEAVEKAEVQMLISIFAAISLLCWLTFRSWRAVLCVIVPLTLVTIMCNALMALLGIGLKVATLPVIALGVGVGVDYGIYIFESMQHEMRGRGLALREAFYEAMRQRGTAAVFTAVTMSIGVGTWAFSALKFQADMGILLAFMFLVNVLGAIFLLPALACWLGVEEEQERKNAAHGHHPATA, translated from the coding sequence ATGTCCACTACCACACCACTCTCACGCACCGACGCCTTTGTCGCCACCATGGCGCGCGCATTGATTCATCTGCGCAAGCCGCTCGGGGCGTTCTTTCTGCTGTTGACCCTGGCCCTGGGCTTCTCGGCCATGCACACGCGGCTGGATCCGGGCTTCAACAAGCTCATTCCGCTCAAGCATCCGTACATGGCGGCGTTTCTGCAGCACTCGGCCACCTTCTCGGGTGCCAACCGGGTGCTGGTGAGCGTGCAGTGGAAGGGGGAGGGCGACATCTACAACCCTGAGTTTCTGAACGTACTGCGCAAGGTGCACGACGAGGTGTTCTTCATCCCGGGCGTGAACCGTGGCAGCGTGCGCTCGATCTTTGCGCCCAATGTGCGTTACATCGAGGTCACCGAGAACGGTTTCACTGGCGATGTGGTCATCCCATCTCGTTTCAGCGGCGACGCCGAGAGCATTGCGGGCGTGCGCAACAATGTCGCCAAGTCCGGAGTGGTGGGCCAGCTCGTGGCCAAGGACCTGAAGTCCGCCCTGGTGCAGGCCGATCTGCTGGAGGTCAACCCCGAGACCGGCGCCCATCTGGACTATGCCCAGGTAGCGCAGGACCTGGAGAAGATCCGCAACGAGTTTGCCAAGGGGCCGATCGACATCCAGATCGTCGGCTTTGCCAAGGTCATGGGCGATGTCATGGACGGCCTGTTCACCGTGGTGCTGTTCTTTGCGATCGCCTTTGCCGTCACCACCATCCTGCTCTGGCTGTACTCGCGCTCGCTCAAACTCACGACGCTGGCGATTGCCGTGGCGCTGCTGCCCGTGATCTGGCTGCTGGGCATATTGCCGCTGATCGGCTATGGCATCGACCCCATGTCGGTGCTTGTGCCGTTCCTGATCTTCTCCATCGGCGTGTCGCACGCGGTGCAGATGACCAACGCCTGGAAGCAGGATGTCATGGCCGGCCAGAGCGCGCGCCAGGCGGCCGAGAACGCGTTCCGCAAGCTGGCCATCCCCGGCATCATGGCGCTGCTGGCCAACGCCCTGGGTTTCATGGTGATCATGGTGATCGACATTCCCATCGTGCATGAACTGGGCCTGACGGCCTGCCTGGGCGTGGCGCTGATGATCATGACCAACAAGATGTTCATGCCGATCATCCTGTCGCACCTGCGCCTGGAGTTCACCGCGCAGCAGGCGCCCGACAATGCCCACAGGCGCCATCCGCTGTGGTGGAGCGTGTCGTCGCTGGCTCAGCCGCGGCCGGCGCTGGCCACCTTTGCCGTCATGCTGGTGCTGCTCGCCGGGGCCACCTACTACTCGCGCCAGTTGCAGACGGGTGACATCGGCAGCGGTGTGCCGGAGCTGCGCGCCGAGTCGCGCTACAACCAGGACAACGCCAAGATCATCTCGCGCTATGCCATCGGCATGGACGTGCTGTCGGTCTATGTCGAGACCAAGAACCTCGAGGAGGCCTGCCTGAACTGGGAGGTGATGAACGCCGTGGAGCGCTTCGACCAGCACATGCGTGGCGTGGCCGGCGTGCAGTCCATCCGCACCATCGCGGGCCTGACCAAGCTCTACGCATCCGGCAACAACGAGGCCAACCCCCGCTGGGCCGTGCTGCAGCGCAGCGAGGCGGGTCTGCGCGCCGGCGCGCGCGCCGCCAACCCCGAGAACGGCTACAACACCGACGGTTGCAAGCTCATCCACATCGCCATCTACCTGACCGACCACGAGGGCCGCACGCTCAAGCATGTGGTCGACGAGGTGCAGCGCTTCATCGACGCCAATCCCTTGTCCAATGCCACCTTCCGTCTCGGCGGCGGCAATGCCGGCGTGGCGGCCGCCACCAACGAGGCGGTGGAGAAGGCCGAGGTGCAGATGCTGATCTCCATCTTTGCCGCCATCTCGCTGCTGTGCTGGCTCACCTTCCGCAGCTGGCGTGCCGTGCTCTGCGTGATCGTGCCGCTGACGCTGGTCACCATCATGTGCAACGCCCTCATGGCCCTGCTGGGCATCGGCCTGAAGGTCGCGACGCTGCCCGTGATTGCGCTGGGCGTGGGTGTGGGTGTGGACTATGGCATCTATATCTTCGAGTCCATGCAGCACGAGATGCGGGGGCGTGGTCTTGCGCTGCGCGAGGCCTTCTACGAGGCCATGCGCCAGCGCGGCACGGCCGCCGTGTTCACGGCCGTGACCATGTCCATCGGTGTCGGTACCTGGGCCTTCTCCGCCCTCAAGTTCCAGGCGGACATGGGCATTCTGCTGGCCTTCATGTTCCTCGTGAACGTGCTCGGAGCCATCTTCCTGCTGCCGGCCCTGGCCTGCTGGCTGGGTGTGGAGGAGGAGCAGGAGCGCAAGAACGCGGCGCATGGCCATCATCCCGCCACCGCGTGA
- a CDS encoding DUF1302 family protein codes for MEFSPPARQGRAPARTLVSQAAALSLCVLGSAAQAGQTIYLSDDTTLDYSLTLSYAASARTMSPAGAYLADINNDDATRNFKKGALINNRASVLGEVRLKRDNLGFLMRGTGFYDSVYRGSNDNDSPGTVNKIGAHNEFVSATRKRSGQDGRILDFYGYGNWVVGNDQHLSVKLGQHVVAWGESMFWPNISQGQLPVDATKFNVPGTEAKESYLPVPQISASLTLTDDLTVTGYYQFKWKETLLNPVGDFFGSDIFGPGAQFMRLAPGVITSLPDHSFAVANFAGELKPKDSGQWGLGLRYQATDALELGLFHYRYHDRVGAMFFDFSGATSYSSFGKFASHASPGSVPYYKLGYFEDIKLTGVSFSSKLGDSVQFGGDLSYRDGAPVYLENGSATRGRYLQGNVNAVYMMGPSALAHQTTLMGELMHQRIMGADTLTVTGGGPGTDGTFSKYVYDGQTRGSTLLGIGAIMDYPNIFNGWDLSTKAIWTQNIQGSAVSGMGRDEKRLTLGADFKYLGNLTLGITWVNYLGSADIKAGRTMADRDYVTLNAKYTF; via the coding sequence ATGGAATTCTCCCCCCCTGCCCGCCAGGGCAGAGCGCCCGCACGAACCCTGGTATCGCAGGCGGCCGCGCTGTCGCTGTGCGTGCTCGGCAGCGCAGCACAGGCCGGACAGACAATCTATCTGTCAGATGACACGACGCTGGACTACTCGCTGACACTGTCCTATGCGGCCTCGGCGCGCACGATGTCGCCCGCGGGCGCCTACCTCGCCGACATCAACAACGACGATGCCACGCGCAACTTCAAGAAGGGAGCCCTGATCAACAACCGTGCAAGCGTGCTCGGCGAGGTGCGCCTCAAGCGCGACAACCTCGGCTTTCTGATGCGTGGCACGGGTTTCTACGACAGCGTCTACCGCGGCAGCAACGACAACGACTCGCCCGGTACGGTCAACAAGATCGGAGCACACAACGAGTTCGTGTCCGCCACGCGCAAGCGCAGCGGCCAGGATGGGCGCATCCTCGACTTCTATGGTTACGGCAACTGGGTGGTGGGCAACGACCAGCATCTGTCGGTCAAGCTCGGCCAGCATGTCGTGGCCTGGGGCGAGAGCATGTTCTGGCCCAACATCAGTCAGGGCCAACTGCCTGTGGACGCCACCAAGTTCAACGTGCCCGGCACCGAGGCCAAGGAGTCCTACCTGCCCGTGCCGCAGATCTCCGCGAGCCTGACCCTGACCGATGACCTGACGGTCACCGGCTACTACCAGTTCAAGTGGAAGGAGACGCTGCTCAACCCCGTGGGTGACTTCTTCGGCTCGGACATCTTCGGACCCGGCGCGCAGTTCATGCGCCTGGCCCCCGGGGTCATCACCAGCCTGCCCGACCACAGCTTCGCCGTGGCCAACTTCGCCGGCGAACTCAAGCCCAAGGACTCGGGCCAGTGGGGTCTGGGCCTGCGCTATCAGGCCACGGACGCGTTGGAGCTCGGCCTGTTCCACTACCGCTACCACGATCGCGTGGGAGCGATGTTCTTCGACTTCTCGGGGGCCACGAGCTATTCGTCCTTCGGCAAGTTCGCAAGCCACGCATCTCCTGGCAGCGTGCCCTACTACAAGCTCGGCTACTTCGAGGACATCAAGCTCACCGGCGTCAGCTTCAGCAGCAAGCTCGGCGACAGCGTGCAGTTCGGCGGCGACCTGAGCTATCGCGACGGCGCGCCCGTGTACCTGGAGAACGGCTCCGCCACGCGCGGGCGCTATCTGCAGGGCAACGTCAACGCCGTCTACATGATGGGCCCGAGCGCCCTGGCCCACCAGACCACGCTGATGGGCGAGCTGATGCACCAGCGCATCATGGGCGCGGACACGCTCACAGTCACCGGCGGCGGGCCGGGCACGGATGGCACGTTCTCCAAGTATGTGTATGACGGACAGACGCGCGGCTCCACGCTGCTGGGCATTGGCGCCATCATGGATTACCCGAACATCTTCAATGGCTGGGATCTGAGCACCAAGGCCATCTGGACGCAGAACATCCAGGGCAGCGCCGTCAGCGGCATGGGCCGTGACGAGAAGCGCCTGACCCTGGGCGCCGACTTCAAGTACCTGGGCAACCTCACCCTGGGCATCACCTGGGTCAACTATCTGGGCTCGGCCGACATCAAGGCCGGCCGCACCATGGCGGACCGCGACTACGTCACGCTCAACGCCAAGTACACCTTCTGA
- a CDS encoding DUF1329 domain-containing protein gives MTKKLHLLSVAAAAACLLAGQASAKATAEEMARLGKDLTCVGAERGANADGSIPAWSGKWLGKPPHVDFKGTGSHPVDPYPEDKPLFEITAANMDKYANRLSDGQKALFKKYPQTFRMPIYQSRRDFRFPDSVCEVTKENAAKAELIDDGEGILATTGGIAFPFPKTGLELLWTSSVFTFRPFTEELISDNAYVLADGKINWGRVKSRNLASHLDPKKHHNTADNNQSSFYLNETLLPERDKGEINTGMEWWNFKTKPRQSWRYDPGTRRVRQSPGYGFDMSFPGSGGSITVDEVRLFNGTGERYNWKIVGKREMYIPYNTYRLHSDKLKYADMLTPGHIKPEVMRYELHRVWVLEGTLKEGFRHLYGKRVMYIDEDSWLMMMGENYDARGGLWRTSMMNYFYAYEANTWQAGVGLYHDLQAGSYLAFNLVNEQRNGYTLNTGKLTEKDFGAEAARRAGL, from the coding sequence ATGACCAAGAAACTGCACCTTCTCTCTGTGGCCGCTGCCGCGGCCTGCCTGCTCGCAGGACAGGCCAGCGCCAAGGCCACGGCCGAGGAAATGGCCCGCCTGGGCAAGGACCTGACCTGCGTGGGGGCCGAGCGCGGCGCCAATGCCGACGGCAGCATCCCGGCCTGGAGCGGCAAATGGCTGGGCAAGCCACCACATGTGGACTTCAAGGGCACGGGCTCGCATCCGGTAGACCCCTACCCTGAGGACAAGCCGCTGTTCGAGATCACCGCGGCCAACATGGACAAGTACGCCAATCGCCTGTCCGACGGGCAGAAGGCGCTGTTCAAGAAGTACCCGCAGACCTTCAGAATGCCCATCTACCAGAGCCGGCGCGACTTCCGCTTCCCCGACTCGGTGTGCGAGGTGACCAAGGAGAACGCCGCCAAGGCCGAGCTGATCGACGACGGCGAGGGCATTCTCGCCACCACGGGCGGCATAGCCTTCCCGTTCCCAAAGACCGGCCTGGAGCTGCTCTGGACCTCCTCGGTCTTCACCTTCCGTCCCTTCACCGAGGAGCTGATCTCGGACAACGCCTATGTGCTGGCTGACGGCAAGATCAACTGGGGGCGCGTGAAGTCGCGCAACCTGGCATCGCACCTCGACCCCAAGAAGCACCACAACACCGCGGACAACAACCAGTCCTCGTTCTACCTGAACGAGACCCTGCTGCCCGAGCGCGACAAGGGCGAGATCAACACCGGCATGGAGTGGTGGAACTTCAAGACCAAGCCGCGCCAGAGCTGGCGCTACGACCCCGGCACGCGCCGCGTGCGCCAGTCGCCCGGCTATGGCTTCGACATGTCCTTCCCCGGCTCGGGCGGCTCGATCACGGTGGACGAGGTGCGCCTGTTCAACGGCACGGGCGAGCGCTACAACTGGAAGATCGTGGGCAAGCGTGAGATGTACATCCCGTACAACACCTACCGCCTGCACTCGGACAAGCTCAAGTACGCCGACATGCTCACTCCTGGCCACATCAAGCCCGAGGTGATGCGCTATGAGCTGCACCGCGTCTGGGTGCTGGAGGGCACGCTCAAGGAGGGCTTTCGCCACCTCTACGGCAAGCGCGTGATGTACATCGACGAGGACAGCTGGCTGATGATGATGGGCGAGAACTACGACGCCCGCGGCGGCCTGTGGCGCACCTCGATGATGAACTACTTCTACGCCTACGAGGCCAACACCTGGCAGGCCGGCGTGGGCCTCTACCACGACCTGCAGGCCGGCTCCTACCTGGCGTTCAACCTGGTCAACGAGCAGCGCAACGGCTACACGCTCAACACCGGCAAGCTCACCGAGAAGGACTTTGGCGCCGAGGCCGCGCGCCGTGCCGGTCTCTGA
- a CDS encoding VOC family protein, giving the protein MMDIRGLAYVVAQTTDVPRWKNFAENVLGMMTSPSAGGGLLVRMDERQFRFAVEPGARDAYVASGWEVAGQAAFDAAVQTLRAADVAHVLEDAAFCRQRCVQQAVSFSDPSGNRHEVVWGFKSDFAHFASPKGVSRFITGGIGMGHTVLPCPDFAKTAAFFKDVMGFGLSDIMNFEPPGTEGVVLPIHFLHCNNGRHHSLAIAGFPVESGCVHVMVEVEDMPEVGRAMDRMREHKVQQTATLGQHTNDKMISFYMRTPSNFDIEFGYNGAVIDWSEHIAHEFTRVSLWGHDFSVSQQQLLDKEA; this is encoded by the coding sequence ATGATGGACATTCGCGGACTGGCTTACGTGGTGGCACAGACCACCGACGTGCCACGTTGGAAGAACTTTGCCGAGAACGTGCTCGGCATGATGACCAGCCCCAGCGCGGGCGGCGGCCTGCTGGTGCGCATGGACGAGCGCCAGTTCCGCTTTGCCGTCGAGCCCGGCGCACGCGACGCCTATGTGGCCTCGGGCTGGGAGGTGGCCGGCCAGGCCGCGTTCGACGCCGCCGTGCAGACCCTGCGCGCCGCCGACGTGGCCCATGTGCTCGAGGACGCGGCCTTCTGCCGCCAGCGCTGCGTGCAGCAGGCGGTCAGCTTCTCTGACCCCTCGGGCAACCGCCACGAGGTGGTCTGGGGCTTCAAGTCCGACTTCGCACACTTTGCCTCGCCCAAGGGGGTGTCGCGCTTCATCACGGGCGGCATCGGCATGGGTCACACCGTGCTGCCCTGCCCCGACTTTGCCAAGACCGCGGCGTTCTTCAAGGACGTGATGGGCTTTGGCCTGTCGGACATCATGAACTTCGAGCCTCCGGGCACCGAGGGCGTGGTGCTGCCCATCCACTTCCTGCACTGCAACAACGGCCGCCACCACAGCCTGGCGATCGCGGGCTTCCCCGTCGAGAGCGGCTGCGTGCATGTGATGGTGGAGGTCGAGGACATGCCCGAGGTCGGCCGCGCCATGGACCGCATGCGCGAGCACAAGGTGCAGCAGACCGCCACCCTGGGCCAGCACACCAACGACAAGATGATCTCGTTCTACATGCGCACGCCGTCGAACTTCGACATCGAGTTTGGCTACAACGGCGCGGTCATCGACTGGAGCGAGCACATCGCCCATGAATTCACGCGTGTGAGCCTCTGGGGCCACGACTTCAGCGTGTCGCAACAACAGCTACTGGACAAGGAGGCGTGA